In Spirosoma aureum, a single genomic region encodes these proteins:
- the porN gene encoding type IX secretion system ring subunit PorN/GldN: MKQVRTMAVAATLLAVAGGGAMAQEKASTGTNALSVRAINENDIMMKKTLWRRIDLKEKQNQSMFSKNNEISKYLIDALKAGLIDAYENDSVTTKLTPEKFQQRMIMPNSAPQLSAEEIAAGFGNETTANGANDGWGDAKKKDPKAAAKPADDGWGAKKPATAAAAQPADDGWGAPAKKKTTAKNSKGKKGKVVAPVVEPPKADTVAKVAAVPVGDEYFAKEFNIMEIKEDWIFDRKRSRLYYDIQTVTIYLPSDKNAAGVETPLATFKYKDLDKLFRSDPKKFIWYNPQNQAQHKNLADAFDLRLFYGRITKVANPGDTDLVGMYGDKEGLMKSYQTEYELMETEHGLWEY; the protein is encoded by the coding sequence ATGAAACAAGTTAGAACGATGGCCGTGGCCGCCACATTACTGGCGGTAGCTGGTGGAGGAGCAATGGCGCAGGAGAAAGCAAGCACCGGCACAAACGCGCTGTCGGTTCGGGCGATTAATGAAAATGACATCATGATGAAGAAAACTCTTTGGCGTCGGATTGACCTCAAAGAGAAACAGAATCAATCGATGTTCTCCAAGAACAATGAGATATCGAAATATTTGATCGATGCGTTAAAAGCTGGCTTGATCGATGCTTACGAAAACGATTCTGTAACGACGAAATTGACGCCAGAGAAGTTTCAGCAGCGGATGATCATGCCGAACTCTGCACCACAATTATCGGCTGAAGAAATTGCCGCCGGTTTCGGTAATGAAACGACTGCCAATGGCGCAAACGATGGCTGGGGAGATGCCAAAAAGAAAGATCCTAAAGCCGCGGCAAAACCGGCTGACGATGGTTGGGGTGCTAAAAAGCCAGCTACTGCCGCTGCTGCTCAACCGGCTGATGATGGCTGGGGCGCACCCGCGAAGAAAAAAACGACTGCAAAGAACTCAAAAGGCAAAAAAGGAAAAGTCGTTGCACCAGTTGTGGAGCCTCCCAAAGCTGATACGGTGGCTAAAGTGGCAGCCGTTCCTGTTGGCGATGAATACTTTGCCAAAGAGTTTAACATTATGGAAATTAAGGAAGACTGGATTTTCGATCGTAAGCGTTCACGCTTGTACTACGATATCCAGACGGTAACTATTTATCTGCCTTCCGATAAAAATGCAGCCGGTGTCGAAACACCACTGGCTACGTTTAAATACAAAGATCTGGACAAGCTGTTCCGCAGTGACCCGAAGAAATTTATCTGGTATAACCCACAGAACCAGGCTCAGCATAAAAACCTTGCCGATGCGTTTGATCTGCGGCTGTTCTACGGTCGTATCACGAAAGTGGCTAACCCTGGCGATACCGATTTAGTTGGCATGTATGGCGACAAAGAGGGTTTGATGAAGTCATATCAGACGGAGTACGAACTTATGGAAACCGAACACGGTCTGTGGGAATATTAA